In the genome of Methanobrevibacter ruminantium, the window CTGTTTTATACACTCCTTATTAAGCCAATAGTGATTTAACCTTTATACGAAAGCAAATTAAAAAGAGCAAATATTAAATTATAAATAAAGATTAACTGATATTATTATGAAAATGGTGAAAAAATGAGTGAACTATTTACTGAACTTTCACTTGGAAAATTCTTTGAGAGCCAAGTTGAAAAGCAACCTGATCATGAATTTATCGTTTACCCCGACAGAAACCTTAGATTCACATATAAAGAGTTTGATGAAAGAGTAGACAATATGGCTAAAGGTCTACTTTCCATCGGAATAAAAAAAGGAGACCATGTAGGCATTTGGGCTAAAAACGTGCCTGAATGGTTAACATTTATGTTTGCAACCGCTAAAATCGGTGCAACAATCGTTACTGTGAACACAGCTTACCAATCCCATGAATTAGAATACGTTTTGAAACAGTCAGATATGAAAGCATTGGCAATGACTGATGGATTTAGGGATACAAGCTATTTTGATATCATTAATGAACTTGTTCCAGAAATGAAAACAAGTGCAAGAGGAAATTTGAAAAGTGAAAAATTCCCTTGCTTAAAATACATTATCCATGTAGGGCAGGAAAAGCATAGGGGAATGTTCAATACAAATGAATTATTGCTTCTTGGAATGAACTATGATGATGATGAGTATCAGAAAGTTAAGGATTCCGTTACACAACATGATGTAATCAATATGCAATATACAAGTGGTACTGAGGGATTCCCTAAAGGAGTAATGCTTACAAGCCGTAACATTGTTAATGACGGATATTACATTGGAGAAAACATGAATTATACTCCTGCTGACAGGCTTCTCTTACAAGTGCCTTTATTCCACTGCTTTGGAACTGTACTGGGAGTGATGGCAGTCATTACACATGGTTCCACTATGATTATGCTTGAAGAATATGACCCTCTTCTTGCAATTTCATCAATTCAAAAGGAAAAATGCACATCCATCTATGGAGTTCCAACCATGTTCATTGGAATGATGAACCATCCGATGTTTGATATGTTTGATATGTCTTCACTTAGAACTGGTATCATGGCAGGTTCCACATGTCCGGTTGAAACCATGAAAGATGCAATTGAAAAGATGAACATGAAGGAAATTACCAGTGTATACGGCCTTACTGAAGCAGCACCAGGATTTACTCAAACCAATGCAGCGGATACATTTGAGAAAAAAATCAATACTGTAGGAAGAAAATTCCCTAATATTGAAGTTAAGATTGTAGATCCTGAAACCGGTGAGGAACTTGGACCTGGAGAAACTGGAGAAATCATGTGCAGAGGTTTCAATGTAATGAAAGGTTACTACAATATGCCTGAAAAAACCGCTGAAACCATTGAACCGGATGGATGGCTACACTCTGGAGACTTAGCTACTGTAGATGAGGAAGGTTACTACTCAATTGTAGGAAGAATCAAGGACATGATCATTCGTGGTGGAGAAAACATCTATCCAAGAGAAATCGAAGAGTATCTCTTCACTCATGAATGTGTACAGGATGTTCAGGTAGCAGGTATTCCTGATGAGAAATACGGTGAAATCGTTGGTGCATTCATTATCAAGGAACCTGGATACGATGATGTTACTGAAGCGGATATCAGAGACTTCTGTATCGGCAGCATTGCTAGATATAAAGTTCCTAAATATGTGTTCTTTGTAGATGAGTTCCCACTTACCACAAGTGGTAAAATCCAAAAATACAAATTAGGTGAAATCGGATTAAGGCTTCTCGATGAGAGAAGAGAAAGAGGAGAATTATAATTCTCCTTAACCCCTCTTTCAATTATTTTTTAAATATGTGAATTCAAAAGTTGTTTCATCAATACCATAACCAATAGCCACTTTCCTTAAGTCAGCTAGTGTTGACTCAATACCATTAACATTTTCACTATTCACTGATAATCTAAGCTTGGATGTGAGAACATTTTCTATTCCATCCAATGACCAAATATGAAAATCATCAATTGATTCAACATGATTAACACTTAATAAATCTTTTTTTAATGAATCAACATCAATATTGCTTGGACTTGATTGCAAAAGTATTTTAACGCTTGCAATTAATGTTTTGGCCAAATTATAGATAACCCAAACACTTACTAAAATAGATGCAATTGGATCGAGAATTGGAATGTTTGCAAAATATAA includes:
- a CDS encoding AMP-binding protein encodes the protein MSELFTELSLGKFFESQVEKQPDHEFIVYPDRNLRFTYKEFDERVDNMAKGLLSIGIKKGDHVGIWAKNVPEWLTFMFATAKIGATIVTVNTAYQSHELEYVLKQSDMKALAMTDGFRDTSYFDIINELVPEMKTSARGNLKSEKFPCLKYIIHVGQEKHRGMFNTNELLLLGMNYDDDEYQKVKDSVTQHDVINMQYTSGTEGFPKGVMLTSRNIVNDGYYIGENMNYTPADRLLLQVPLFHCFGTVLGVMAVITHGSTMIMLEEYDPLLAISSIQKEKCTSIYGVPTMFIGMMNHPMFDMFDMSSLRTGIMAGSTCPVETMKDAIEKMNMKEITSVYGLTEAAPGFTQTNAADTFEKKINTVGRKFPNIEVKIVDPETGEELGPGETGEIMCRGFNVMKGYYNMPEKTAETIEPDGWLHSGDLATVDEEGYYSIVGRIKDMIIRGGENIYPREIEEYLFTHECVQDVQVAGIPDEKYGEIVGAFIIKEPGYDDVTEADIRDFCIGSIARYKVPKYVFFVDEFPLTTSGKIQKYKLGEIGLRLLDERRERGEL